From Arachis stenosperma cultivar V10309 chromosome 2, arast.V10309.gnm1.PFL2, whole genome shotgun sequence, one genomic window encodes:
- the LOC130961604 gene encoding non-specific lipid-transfer protein 1-like codes for MASIKVVACVFMVCMAIVGAPIVHAAISCGQVNSALSPCIPYLTKGGPVSPGCCSGVKSLLAAAKTTPDRQAACNCLKTAAGSIRGLIVANAESLPGKCGVSIPYKISTSTNCATIKF; via the exons ATGGCCAGCATCAAGGTTGTTGCATGTGTGTTTATGGTTTGTATGGCCATTGTGGGTGCACCAATAGTCCATGCTGCCATCTCATGTGGTCAAGTTAACTCTGCCCTATCACCATGCATCCCATACCTTACAAAGGGTGGACCAGTTTCTCCGGGGTGTTGCAGCGGCGTTAAGAGCCTTCTTGCGGCCGCCAAAACCACCCCTGACCGCCAAGCTGCATGCAACTGCCTGAAAACCGCGGCAGGCTCCATTCGCGGCCTTATCGTCGCGAATGCCGAGTCTCTTCCCGGAAAATGTGGTGTTAGCATCCCTTACAAGATTAGCACCTCCACCAACTGCGCCAC CATCAAGTTCTGA
- the LOC130963363 gene encoding protein FAR-RED IMPAIRED RESPONSE 1-like: MAKGSKGLAYVIGKGEDEERVPATSAVVRLARKDVEDVPKVGMCFGTIEDANQFYQNYAKRVGFVTKIRFTRRVGKDKVPKNQMITCNREGKRKSRVSPIEKTNPRTNYNCPARISIRLNKEGLWIISKVCLDHSHPCDPEMAKLLTRNREMTMHMCRVIERNDEAGVRPSKTYQVLVGEAGGFSKINLMEKDVRNYLSRKVRNVTEEMDAREMLKYFTWMKEMNSDFYFDIELDQNKRLKTIFWAYARSRAAYEYFGDIVSFDTTYKTNRYDMPFGSFVGVNHHGNSVLLGCGLLTKENSGSFTWLFNAWLTCMHGKAPKGIITDQCLRIRAGIENVMPETRHRLCIWHITKKIPEKFKRHKRYEELQSDLNNIIWESISEDDFQNQWEDFLIEYGLEDNKWLSDIYEERHRWVPIFLDNFFWAGMRSTQRSESMHSYFDKFINNKSLLIQFVKQYDNCLGWKEQQEREADVEDYKSIIPCATNSLIEKQFQGAYTNAKFKEVQKQFRKKANCILHLMKAVSTSKVYSILEDVSTSKERVYEVNYNAETKDITCMCQMFESRGILCRHSLVVLGHERVREIPRRYILDRWSKLVKRRHSDIKSSHDPSLLNPKTERFDDLCSHSNSVAQFASQTKETSDILHHYLDMAMAECQKHIANSSSNANELDNLLTLEDGGKDGGKDALSIFVGGCIISIQDIKSPPYVFTKGRPTNRLGSEKDKMIKKKTEAKKRKSEITEKEDNQHIGDIQSLPFNEQVHPILQDANYNVNEGFEFDSMGASMGGFMSLLNSIHSYQFSNVD; the protein is encoded by the exons ATGGCGAAGGGTAGTAAGGGGTTAGCATATGTTATTGGGAAGGGAGAGGATGAGGAGCGAGTCCCCGCTACTTCCGCCGTGGTGAGGCTGGCAAGGAAGGATGTTGAG GATGTGCCCAAGGTTGGCATGTGTTTTGGAACTATTGAAGATGCAAATCAATTTTATCAGAATTATGCCAAGCGCGTTGGTTTTGTTACTAAGATAAGATTTACCCGAAGAGTTGGTAAAGATAAGGTTCCTAAGAATCAAATGATCACTTGCAATAGGGAGGGAAAACGCAAGTCTAGAGTTTCACCAATAGAAAAGACCAACCCTAGAACCAACTACAATTGCCCTGCAAGGATTTCTATTAGGTTGAATAAGGAGGGTCTTTGGATTATATCGAAGGTGTGCTTGGATCATTCACATCCTTGTGATCCAGAGATGGCAAAACTGTTGACACGTAATAGAGAGATGACTATGCACATGTGTCGAGTCATTGAGAGGAATGATGAAGCAGGTGTGAGACCAAGCAAAACATATCAAGTATTGGTGGGTGAAGCAGGAGGTTTTTCTAAGATAAACTTAATGGAAAAAGATGTTAGGAACTATCTCAGCAGAAAGGTACGCAATGTTACGGAAGAAATGGATGCTAGGGAGATGTTGAAGTATTTTACATGGATGAAGGAAATGAACTctgatttttattttgatattgaaCTTGATCAAAACAAGCGTCTCAAAACTATATTTTGGGCTTATGCTCGAAGTAGAGCAGCATATGAGTACTTCGGTGATATAGTTTCGTTTGATACTACTTATAAAACCAATCGTTACGATATGCCATTTGGTTCCTTTGTGGGGGTTAATCACCATGGTAACTCAGTGCTTCTTGGGTGTGGTTTGTTGACTAAGGAAAATTCAGGCTCGTTTACTTGGTTATTTAATGCTTGGCTTACATGTATGCATGGAAAGGCTCCTAAAGGCATTATAACAGACCAATGCCTCAGAATACGAGCTGGAATTGAGAATGTGATGCCAGAGACACGTCATAGGTTATGCATTTGGCACATTACGAAAAAGATTCcagaaaaattcaaaagacacaAGAGATATGAAGAGTTACAAAgtgatttaaataatattatttggGAGTCTATTTCAGAAgatgattttcaaaatcaatggGAAGATTTTCTGATTGAATATGGTTTAGAAGATAACAAGTGGCTATCAG ATATCTATGAAGAAAGACATCGATGGGTTCCAATTTTTCTTGACAACTTTTTTTGGGCTGGTATGAGATCCACACAACGAAGTGAGAGCATGCATTCATATTTTGACAAATTTATAAAtaacaagagcttgttgattcaaTTTGTCAAACAATATGACAATTGCCTTGGATGGAAAGAGCAACAAGAAAGGGAGGCTGATGTTGAAGACTATAAATCAATAATACCTTGTGCCACTAATTCCTTAATAGAGAAGCAATTTCAAGGTGCCTATACTAATGCAAAGTTTAAGGAAGTACAAAAGCAATTTAGAAAGAAAGCAAATTGTATTTTGCACCTTATGAAAGCAGTTTCTACATCTAAAGTCTATTCTATTTTGGAGGATGTATCTACTTCTAAAGAGAGGGTTTATGAAGTTAACTACAATGCGGAAACGAAGGATATTACATGCATGTGTCAAATGTTTGAATCAAGAGGCATATTATGCCGTCATAGCTTGGTTGTCCTAGGGCATGAACGCGTGAGAGAAATTCCAAGAAGATACATTTTGGACCGTTGGAGCAAACTTGTGAAGCGAAGACATAGTGATATTAAGAGCAGCCATGATCCAAGTTTGTTGAATCCAAAAACAGAGAGGTTTGATGATTTATGCTCCCATTCGAATAGTGTTGCTCAATTTGCATCCCAAACAAAggaaacaagtgatatcttacaTCATTATCTTGATATGGCTATGGCGGAGTGTCAAAAGCATATTGCTAACTCATCATCTAATGCCAATGAGTTAGATAATTTGCTTACATTAGAAGATGGTGGTAAAGATGGTGGTAAAGATGCACTGTCCATTTTTGTAGGAGGCTGTATAATAAGCATTCAAGATATTAAAAGCCCTCCTTATGTGTTCACTAAGGGTCGTCCAACAAATAGGTTAGGATCTGAAAAAGACAAGATGATAAAAAAGAAGACCGAGGCAAAGAAGAGGAAAAGTGAGATAACCGAAAAAGAG GATAATCAACATATTGGAGATATTCAAAGTCTCCCTTTCAACGAACAGGTTCATCCAATA CTTCAAGATGCTAACTACAATGTTAATGAGGGATTTGAATTTGATTCAATGGGAGCATCAATGGGAGGATTCATGTCCTTATTGAACTCAATCCATTCATACCAATTCTCAAATGTCGATTGA